The Edaphobacter flagellatus sequence GCAGTTGAGGCCGGCACGTTCGGCGAGACGTTTGACCACCATATCCATTTCGCTGTCGGGGTTGCCCTTGGTGTTGCCAAACACAAGATCGTGAGGCCGAGCGCTCTTCCGTTCCTTGCGCTTTTGGAGACGTTGCATGAGCGCGTGGGGAAGAGGTACCACACGTTCCTCCCAGTTCTTCGGCGTGAAGTCCCACTTCGGCTTCGCGGTCACGCGTGCAAGATCGTGCCGGAAGTCGAGGTCGACGTATTCGACGTAACGGATCTCCTGGTCGCGGAAGCCGGAGCCAAGAATGAACTTGAGCAGGTCTGCTTCATCTATCGTGGCGATCTCGAACATGGGTGTCATCTCTTCCGGCTCGTAGATCGGCCGGATGGTCTCGACATACTTTGGCCAGTCACCCTTTTCCATCAGGCCGCTTCGGCCATGCTTCTTGAAGAGCTGCAACACGGTCACGACCTTGTCGTAGACGGTGCGAGCGCCTAGACCTTTTTCGTAGCAGTAGGTCATGAAGTCGAGCACATCATCACGCGTTGCATCCTCAACAAACTTCCGTTTGTAGGAAGCGCGGAGAAGCGTGTCGAGGGTATACCGGTAGGTCAGCCAGGTGCGGGCCTTGCGTTGCATCTTCACGTATCGCAGGTAAGTGTCGATCGCATCGCCGATGAGTGTCTTTGCTTCCGCAGCCTCTTCGGGCTTCGGTTCCGGTGCAGCGATCAGCCCATCGCGGATGGCCTGAAGCTCGACCGCCTTGCGCCTGGCTTCGGCAACGGCATCCTCTCGTTCGACCGCCGCGCGGCATCGCTTACCGCGTTCGCGCCACTCGATGTAATACGCGCCTTCGGGATGCGTCTCTACGGTGCCGTTGACGCGCACCTTGTCCTTGAGACGACCATTCGGTTCCGGCACAACGGGAGCGAAACGCCAGCTTCCATCGACTTTGATTTTCTTGATGAGGTTCACCCGGTCCGCGTAGTCGGGTGCATTGAGTAGAGCGCCGCGGGTCTTCAGAGTAGGCATCCAATCGTCCTCCTCTGGGGCATAAGCCTAGCAGAAAACGGTCAGAAAATGGACACCAAACTGGACACCAAGTAGCTAAGTTCTTTATTTTCAGTGTTCCGGTTAGAAGGCAGCGCTCTAACCAACTGAGCTACGTCCCCATAGTTGCTCTCAGCAACATGGACTCACACATAGAAATGAGCTCTCGCTCGCTTCTATAGCCGCTCTGATTGAGCTCTCCTTATGCAAGAACCCGTCACAGCAGATAAAGAAAGTGTAACAGAAGAGCGGCCTTTGGTGCGCACTTTATCCATACATACCAGCTGTGAATTTCTTCTATCTATGCCCAGAAGATTAAACAGACAGCGTAGTGTCAATCCATTCGCCCTTCGTTCTCTCACATCCACATTATGATGAGTAACACTACACGTTCATTGAAGAGCGCACTCTTGCAACGAACGCTCTAACGTTTTCCACCTGAACTGGAGGATGCATGAAGCTGGGTCTTTTCACGCCGGTTTTTAGTAAGTTGTCATTCGACGCGATGCTTCGCGAATTCAAGCGCTATCCTGCGCTCTCGGCCATTGAAATTGGCTGTGGAGGCTGGCCTGGAAGCTCTCATATCTCTCCTGCAGAATTGATCGCCAATCCTTCTGCCGCGCGTGACTATCGCAGCCGCATTGCCGATGCCGGACTCACCATCAGCGCTCTGTCCTGCCACAACAATCCCGTCCATCCTGATCCTTCCATCGCTGCCCATGACGACAAGACACTCCAACAGACGATTCGGCTGGCCGAGCTCATGGAGGTTCCCGTCGTCGTCACCTTCTCCGGATGCCCGGGTGCCGGCCCTGAAGACAAAATTCCCAATTGGATTACTGCCGCTTGGCCTCCGGAGTTTCCCGCAGCGCTCAATTGGCAATGGGAAGAACGGTTGATTCCCTACTGGAAAAAAATTGCCGATACTGCATCAAATTCCGGAGTCAAAATTGCGCTTGAGGCCCACCCAGGATTCTGTGTCTATAACCCTGAAACCCTGTTGCGTCTCCGCGCAGCGACCAGCCCTGCGATCGGTATCAACCTCGACCCCAGCCACCTCTGGTGGCAAGGTGTGGATATCCCCACAGCAATCGCGACGCTCGGCAACTCCATCCATCACTTCCATGCCAAGGATGTCGCGCTGAGCCCCACCAACGTGGCTCGCAATGGTGTACTCGACACCAAAAACTATAGCCAGATGCAGCAGCGGTCATGGCTATTCCGCAGCGTCGGCTGGGGACACGGCGAATTAGAGTGGAAGGCCATCGCATCCGCGCTACGCCTTGCCGGTTACGATTACGTGATGAGCATCGAGCATGAGGATGCCCTTGCCTCAACACACGAAGGCCTTTCCTCTGCTATCGATATGCTTACCCGAGTTCTGCTGACTGAGCCTCCCGTGGAAGCATGGTGGCTCTAACAAGCGCCCGAAGGGCCTGTCTACGCTCGACTTAGGCAGGCTCTCGTCCATAAGTTCACCCTTTTGGCCAACGGCTTTCTATACACATTCTCCAAACGTTGTATAGGCAGATAGACCTGCTCGCGTCACTCTACTCTCATGACCACGGGAGAAACTGGATTCCGCAACGTAGCAGCCAGAGTCATCGTTGAAGAGCAAGGGGCCCTCGTCCTGCAGCGTACCGCGGAGGGATACCAGTTCACTGGCCTCTTCGAGAAGACGTCTATCGTCTGTAAGACCTGGCCAGAAGCCGAACGCGTTCTCATCCGCCTTCATGTTCCTCCGCAAAAGATCATTGACATTCGCAAAATGATCGATGCAGGTGAAGAAGTCATCATGCGGCGGCAAGCACAGGCGCAAAGCTGAACAACACCTTCCACATTAAAAAGCGGGGGCTGCATGATGCAGCCCCTGCTTGATTTCAGCTTCGAATAAATGCCAGGATATCCGCATTAATGACGTCCGCATGAGTCGTCATCAAACCGTGTGGCAAGCCAGGATAGACCTTGAGCGTGTTGTTTTTCAGCAACTTTGCCTGCAGCAATGAGGCATCTTTGTAGGGAACAATCTGGTCATCGTCGCCCTGCATGACCAGCGTCGGGACTGTTATCGCTTTCAGGTCCTCGGTCTGGTCCGTCTCCGAAAACGCCTTGATGCCTTCATAGTGAGCAAGCGCACCGCCCATCATCCCCTGGCGCCACCAGTTCTGAATAATTCCCTGTGATATCTTCGCGCCGTGTCTGTTGAAGCCATAAAACGGCCCCGAAGGCAGATCGAGGAAAAACTGTGCCCTGTTGTCAGCTAGCGCTTTGCGGAGGCCGTCAAACGCCTCAATCGGCGTGCCATCCGGATTCTTATCGGTCTTGACCATAAGCGGAGGAACGGCCGCAATCAACACCACCTTCGCTACGCGGCCCTGGGGTTCGCCATGCTTGGCAACATAACGCGTCACCTCACCGCCACCCGTCGAATGGCCAATATGGATCGCATTCTTCAGATTTAACTGCTCTGTGACAGCCGAAGCATCAGCAGCATAATGATCCATATCGTGCCCAGTGCCTACCTGTGAGGAGCGGCCATGACCACGCCGGTCATGTGCAATCACGCGATAGCCCTGCGAATGGAAGAACAGCATCTGCGCATCCCAGTCGTCCGACGACAAAGGCCAGCCATGGTGAAACATGATCGCCTGGGCATCCTTCGGCCCCCAATCCTTATAAAAAATCTCAACTCCGTCTTTGGTTGTCACGAATGGCATACCACTCTCCTATGTTTTGATGATGTAGTTTTGGCTGCTGTCAGCCGATGCAATATGGAACTGGCTGGATTGCTGCGCGTAGGGGCAGCGCACTCAGTGTAATCAAACTTTGTTCCATTCTGGTGAAGCGCCCGTGGCCTAGGTTCAGTCCCGCAACCAATAGTCTTCACATCAAGATAAGCAGGGTATACAAGCTGCAGCTTCACCTTTGGCATATCCGGCAATGAGCCGGCACTCGCATTTCCTGCGCTCATGCCTGAAAATAGAAGTTTGGCTATGAGCACCCCGAAGTCCGAGCAGAACCTCGACCAGATCACGATCCGCGGCGCCCGCACTCACAACCTGAAGGGCATCGATGTCGATATCCCGCACAACGCGCTCACCGTCGTGAGCGGTGTCTCGGGCTCGGGCAAATCCTCGCTGGCCTTCGACACCGTCTACGCCGAGGGCCAACGTCGCTACGTCGAATCGCTGTCCGCCTATGCCCGCCAGTTCCTCGAGCGCATCGAAAAGCCCGACGTCGATCACATCGACGGCCTCGCTCCCGCTATCGCTATCAAGCAGAAGAACCAGACACGCAATCCGCGCTCCACCGTCGCCACTGCGACCGAAATCTACGACTACCTGCGCCTGCTTTACGCGCGCTGCGGCACCGTCACCTGTCTGCACTGCGGCGGCGTTGTAAAGTCCGACACCGTCGACGAAATCGTTACATCGCTGTTCGCTCTACCGGAGGGCACACGCGTCTATGCGCTCTTCCCTACCCAACGCGCCGAGATCAAGCTCGAACCGATGCGTGCCGCCTCCACCGACGAGACGCCCGCTGCCGAACCCGCCAAGCCGAAAAAGACCACTGCAAAGAAATCCACGAAACCTGCAAAACCCGAGCCAGTATTCGATCTAACTGATTCGCTCAAAGAACGCCTTACGGAGCTGCGCCGCCGCGGTTACAACCGGCTCTATCAAAATGGAAACACCGTCGAGTTCTCCACGCCGGAATCTCTGCTTGAGCTCGACTTCTCGCAACCCATCTTCATCCTCGTCGACCGCCTCGCGCTGTCTCCCGACATCCGCTCGCGCCTCGTCGATGCCATCGAGACCGGCTACCGCGAATCCGGCGAGATTCGCTTCATGACAGTTCCAAGAGAGGGCGAAGGTGAGCCGCAGACACTGCGTTACAGCGCCGCCTTCGAGTGCACCAGCTGCCATCGCGCCTACCGCGAGCCTGAGCCACGCCTCTTCTCCTTCAACAACCCGTACGGCGCCTGCCCGCGCTGCCAGGGCTTCGGCAATACCATCGATTTCGATCCCAACCTCATCATCCCCGACAAGTCGAAGACGCTTTCGCAGGGAGCCGTCGCTCCGTGGACGACGACCAAGTATCGCCCGCACCACAACGAAATGTTGCGCGCCGCCAAGGCCGCTGGAGTCCCCATCGACATCCCCTGGTACGACTTGACTCCTGAACAGCAGGAGTTCATCCAGGAAGGCTCCGATTCCTTCCCCGGCATCCGCGGCTTCTTCGCCGCGCTCGAGCACAAAAAATACAAACTGCACGTCCGCGTCTTCCTGTCGA is a genomic window containing:
- a CDS encoding tyrosine-type recombinase/integrase encodes the protein MPTLKTRGALLNAPDYADRVNLIKKIKVDGSWRFAPVVPEPNGRLKDKVRVNGTVETHPEGAYYIEWRERGKRCRAAVEREDAVAEARRKAVELQAIRDGLIAAPEPKPEEAAEAKTLIGDAIDTYLRYVKMQRKARTWLTYRYTLDTLLRASYKRKFVEDATRDDVLDFMTYCYEKGLGARTVYDKVVTVLQLFKKHGRSGLMEKGDWPKYVETIRPIYEPEEMTPMFEIATIDEADLLKFILGSGFRDQEIRYVEYVDLDFRHDLARVTAKPKWDFTPKNWEERVVPLPHALMQRLQKRKERKSARPHDLVFGNTKGNPDSEMDMVVKRLAERAGLNCGHCVTEHGNKCAEGPYCMNFFLHKFRHTFATNHLRDGVDIRTVQAWMGHRDIKSTMVYLKGIRSKDAAHKVNNGELAGLVA
- a CDS encoding sugar phosphate isomerase/epimerase family protein encodes the protein MKLGLFTPVFSKLSFDAMLREFKRYPALSAIEIGCGGWPGSSHISPAELIANPSAARDYRSRIADAGLTISALSCHNNPVHPDPSIAAHDDKTLQQTIRLAELMEVPVVVTFSGCPGAGPEDKIPNWITAAWPPEFPAALNWQWEERLIPYWKKIADTASNSGVKIALEAHPGFCVYNPETLLRLRAATSPAIGINLDPSHLWWQGVDIPTAIATLGNSIHHFHAKDVALSPTNVARNGVLDTKNYSQMQQRSWLFRSVGWGHGELEWKAIASALRLAGYDYVMSIEHEDALASTHEGLSSAIDMLTRVLLTEPPVEAWWL
- a CDS encoding alpha/beta fold hydrolase — translated: MPFVTTKDGVEIFYKDWGPKDAQAIMFHHGWPLSSDDWDAQMLFFHSQGYRVIAHDRRGHGRSSQVGTGHDMDHYAADASAVTEQLNLKNAIHIGHSTGGGEVTRYVAKHGEPQGRVAKVVLIAAVPPLMVKTDKNPDGTPIEAFDGLRKALADNRAQFFLDLPSGPFYGFNRHGAKISQGIIQNWWRQGMMGGALAHYEGIKAFSETDQTEDLKAITVPTLVMQGDDDQIVPYKDASLLQAKLLKNNTLKVYPGLPHGLMTTHADVINADILAFIRS